A genomic segment from uncultured Desulfuromonas sp. encodes:
- the ptsP gene encoding phosphoenolpyruvate--protein phosphotransferase, protein MNAMDNPSTESLGISTLEDISALILQSHDLNETLNNIVTLVARRMHSEVCSIYLLDDDGETLWLRATQGLTPQAIGQVSMKLGEGLASMAIEQGHPISIMEPEEHPRYLYFQETGEEQFHCFLALPLMERRNPIGVITLQSTEKRAFSPTEISTMTTIAFQVATVVINAQLLNSIQQNKKQLETTPPELSEQPQRQSALRGMVAYPGVISGQVHILDEQSGFADILDEENIDINEEIDQLNHALEETRIQTLFLEKRVATRLSEQDAAIFHTHLMILEDRGFIDQMIAEIRSGHSAPYALKKVIGEYTEAFSRMEDPYLRERASDTVDIGRRLLANLTGQQEKNLQFKRPGILFAKEILPSDMAILDHEKLLGIVTEAGEQNSHAVIMAKALGIPALVGVKGVTKKVTPGSMVILDANSGCLFIDPVEGIIEEYQRLEEDSSKELDRLSEFRDRPAISKDGVHVTLRANIGLLSDVAIAQRNGANGVGLYRTEFPYMTRSNFPDRNDQYQLCKKIVESFEGPVTIRTLDIGGDKALPYFSPPAEDNPFMGWRSVRVSLDNRDIFRTQIEAILMAGCHGNVKLLFPMISGVEEVRACKEVIEEAKNHLRRDNIPFADDIPIGVMIEVPAAVQMCKFLATEVDFFALGTNDLVQYMLAADRNNPLVNKYYNPLHPAILQAIKYVSDTAKRLGKGVCLCGEMASDPLSFLVLLGIGIREFSMVSPFIPRTKAFLADLNCSDATFIADEVLQMGGSEQIHDFLVAAVNDLHS, encoded by the coding sequence ATGAACGCCATGGACAATCCATCAACAGAATCACTGGGGATCAGTACACTTGAAGACATCAGTGCACTGATCCTGCAGTCACACGACCTTAACGAGACCTTAAACAATATCGTTACGCTCGTTGCGCGACGGATGCATTCCGAAGTGTGCTCCATTTATCTGTTGGATGACGACGGTGAAACGCTCTGGCTTCGTGCTACCCAGGGCCTCACCCCGCAAGCGATTGGCCAAGTAAGCATGAAGCTTGGCGAAGGCCTGGCCAGTATGGCCATTGAGCAGGGACATCCCATCTCTATCATGGAACCGGAGGAACACCCCCGTTACCTCTACTTTCAGGAGACCGGCGAAGAACAATTCCATTGTTTTCTGGCACTTCCTCTGATGGAGCGTCGTAATCCGATTGGGGTCATCACCCTGCAAAGTACGGAAAAACGTGCTTTCAGCCCCACGGAAATCAGTACCATGACAACGATTGCATTCCAGGTCGCAACGGTTGTCATCAATGCCCAACTCCTCAACTCCATTCAGCAAAACAAGAAGCAGCTGGAAACAACCCCACCGGAACTCTCGGAACAGCCGCAACGTCAAAGCGCACTTCGCGGCATGGTCGCCTATCCCGGCGTTATCTCCGGTCAGGTACATATTCTTGATGAACAAAGTGGTTTTGCCGACATCCTTGATGAAGAAAATATCGACATCAATGAAGAGATTGATCAGCTCAATCATGCCCTGGAAGAAACACGCATCCAGACACTGTTTCTCGAAAAACGGGTCGCAACACGACTCTCCGAGCAGGATGCCGCTATTTTTCATACCCATCTGATGATCCTGGAAGACCGAGGATTTATCGACCAGATGATTGCGGAAATCCGCAGTGGACACAGTGCTCCCTACGCCCTGAAAAAGGTCATCGGAGAATACACCGAAGCTTTTTCACGCATGGAAGACCCCTATCTGCGAGAACGAGCCAGTGACACAGTCGATATTGGACGACGCCTGCTTGCCAACCTGACAGGTCAACAGGAAAAAAATCTTCAGTTCAAGCGTCCGGGTATTTTATTTGCCAAAGAGATTCTCCCCTCTGACATGGCCATTCTCGATCATGAAAAGCTGCTGGGCATTGTCACTGAAGCCGGTGAACAAAACTCTCATGCGGTAATTATGGCCAAGGCTCTTGGCATCCCGGCGCTTGTCGGGGTTAAAGGGGTCACCAAAAAAGTCACGCCCGGCTCAATGGTCATTCTCGATGCCAACTCAGGCTGTTTGTTCATTGATCCGGTTGAAGGCATTATTGAAGAATATCAACGCCTGGAAGAGGACAGCAGCAAAGAACTTGATCGCCTGAGCGAATTTCGTGATCGACCAGCCATCTCAAAGGACGGGGTTCACGTCACATTGCGCGCCAATATCGGCCTACTCAGTGATGTTGCGATTGCCCAACGTAATGGCGCAAACGGAGTTGGCCTCTACCGCACCGAATTCCCCTACATGACACGCAGCAATTTTCCTGATCGCAATGATCAGTATCAGCTGTGCAAAAAGATTGTCGAAAGTTTTGAGGGGCCGGTAACGATCCGCACTCTTGATATCGGTGGAGACAAAGCTCTCCCCTATTTTAGTCCGCCTGCGGAGGATAACCCGTTCATGGGCTGGCGTTCAGTGCGCGTATCTCTGGATAATCGCGATATTTTCCGGACACAGATCGAAGCGATTCTCATGGCAGGCTGTCACGGCAATGTCAAATTGCTGTTCCCAATGATTTCAGGCGTTGAAGAGGTCCGCGCCTGTAAAGAAGTGATTGAGGAAGCGAAGAATCATCTTCGCCGCGACAACATCCCCTTTGCGGATGACATCCCGATCGGTGTCATGATTGAAGTCCCTGCTGCCGTTCAGATGTGTAAATTCCTGGCGACAGAAGTCGATTTTTTTGCACTGGGAACCAATGACCTGGTTCAATACATGCTGGCTGCCGATCGCAACAATCCGTTGGTGAATAAATATTACAACCCCCTTCACCCAGCTATTCTTCAAGCAATCAAATATGTCAGTGACACGGCAAAGCGCCTTGGTAAAGGGGTCTGTCTATGTGGCGAAATGGCCTCAGACCCATTGAGTTTTCTGGTTCTTCTCGGTATAGGCATTCGCGAGTTTTCGATGGTTTCCCCTTTTATTCCCAGAACCAAAGCCTTTCTCGCTGACCTGAATTGTTCTGACGCAACATTTATTGCCGATGAAGTCCTACAGATGGGCGGAAGTGAACAGATCCACGATTTCCTCGTCGCGGCAGTCAATGACCTGCATAGTTAA
- a CDS encoding lipopolysaccharide kinase InaA family protein: MFHTSHTNWVFLGQEDEKQSFSSLTSSLKAKGTALSKDPISYVQRVNQHNATYYVKVYSRNGKGLRHFLGRGRLQGEWENLLYFNKLGIPTPRIVAYGQSRRHGFFKVGALITAEVPDSEDLLTISRVHPEMFLNRIWLKSILRQTAEYTSRLHRHGFIHWDLKWRNILVSQQHPEQPKVYFFDCPLGKTRRGWLRNRGIIKDLACLDKVGKKVLSRSQRLRFFKYYAGVDRMETEHKNQILQIVNFFSEQ; the protein is encoded by the coding sequence TTGTTTCACACATCACACACAAACTGGGTCTTTTTAGGACAGGAAGATGAGAAACAGTCTTTCTCATCATTGACAAGCAGCCTAAAAGCTAAAGGCACGGCCTTATCCAAAGATCCGATCAGTTACGTTCAGCGGGTTAACCAGCACAATGCCACGTACTATGTGAAAGTCTACTCCCGCAACGGCAAAGGTTTGAGACATTTCCTCGGACGAGGGCGACTGCAAGGGGAGTGGGAAAATCTGCTCTATTTCAACAAGCTGGGGATTCCGACACCCCGGATTGTCGCTTATGGACAGTCCCGTCGTCATGGTTTTTTCAAAGTTGGAGCGCTGATTACAGCTGAAGTTCCCGACTCTGAAGACCTGCTGACCATTTCACGAGTCCATCCGGAAATGTTTTTGAACCGCATCTGGCTAAAAAGTATCCTGCGCCAAACTGCGGAGTATACCTCACGTCTACACCGCCACGGATTTATTCACTGGGACCTAAAATGGCGTAACATTCTCGTTTCTCAACAGCACCCGGAGCAGCCAAAAGTTTATTTTTTTGACTGCCCGTTGGGAAAAACACGCCGGGGTTGGTTACGCAATCGGGGAATCATCAAAGACCTCGCCTGTCTCGACAAGGTGGGGAAAAAAGTCCTCAGCCGCAGCCAGCGCCTTCGTTTTTTTAAATATTACGCGGGGGTAGACAGAATGGAAACAGAGCATAAAAACCAGATTCTGCAGATCGTGAATTTCTTTTCTGAACAATAA